The following coding sequences are from one Virgibacillus necropolis window:
- a CDS encoding AbrB family transcriptional regulator produces MDEKKGTLHFIRFIIISGIGGFLLSLTGLPIGWMIGTLLVATFLSILHPSLLKTHYNQKGLPKYWLYIGQCILGIELGQKMNVSVLYTFQENWVSILIMLLLSILLSLLTGLVLWKFSKLDMLTSLFASAPGGLSSLPSIAEEFGANTGIVSIIQTMRVFMVILTIPLIMSLWVGNPNNSGSSATFSTTATGVFELEHILGTIVLVLIAWLGFYLGNYLKLPAPWLVGSMISIALVKSVSSLYFGYELVAWWPQSLLIVSQIFIGASIGSSFQKNMFRGLKKILFISFLSTFGLIFSIFICAYIVSIVTDITFPTSALAFAPGGIAEMTTTAIVLDANSTFVVTVQVLRLVAVCVVLPPLFRFLSNRELKHKAYVSA; encoded by the coding sequence ATGGATGAAAAAAAAGGTACGTTGCATTTTATTCGATTTATTATAATAAGTGGAATAGGGGGATTTCTACTCTCCCTTACAGGTCTCCCTATTGGATGGATGATTGGAACACTTCTAGTCGCAACCTTTCTGTCTATCCTACATCCTAGCCTTTTGAAGACTCATTATAATCAAAAAGGTTTACCAAAGTATTGGTTATATATTGGACAATGTATATTAGGTATTGAACTAGGTCAAAAAATGAATGTTTCTGTTTTATATACGTTTCAAGAAAATTGGGTAAGCATTCTCATTATGCTTTTATTATCCATCCTTCTTTCCTTACTGACGGGCCTAGTTTTATGGAAGTTCAGTAAGCTAGATATGCTAACTAGCCTTTTTGCTTCTGCCCCTGGAGGACTATCCTCTCTTCCTAGCATCGCAGAGGAATTTGGTGCTAACACAGGTATTGTCAGTATTATTCAAACGATGCGCGTATTTATGGTCATCCTAACTATTCCACTAATTATGTCCTTATGGGTTGGTAATCCTAATAATTCGGGATCTAGCGCTACATTTTCTACTACAGCAACCGGGGTATTTGAATTAGAACACATTCTTGGGACAATTGTATTGGTGCTGATAGCCTGGCTTGGATTTTATTTGGGAAACTATTTAAAATTACCTGCTCCTTGGCTTGTCGGAAGTATGATAAGTATTGCTCTAGTAAAGTCCGTTAGTTCACTATATTTTGGTTATGAACTTGTAGCGTGGTGGCCGCAAAGCTTACTGATTGTTTCTCAAATTTTTATTGGCGCAAGTATTGGGTCTAGTTTCCAAAAGAATATGTTTAGAGGGTTAAAGAAAATTTTATTTATTTCATTTTTGAGTACATTTGGTCTTATTTTCTCTATATTTATATGTGCATATATTGTTTCCATTGTGACAGATATTACTTTTCCTACTTCTGCCTTAGCATTTGCCCCGGGTGGAATAGCAGAAATGACAACTACTGCCATTGTTCTTGACGCAAATTCAACATTTGTTGTTACAGTTCAAGTGCTCCGTTTGGTTGCTGTTTGTGTCGTTCTTCCTCCCCTGTTTAGATTCTTAAGCAATAGGGAGTTGAAACATAAAGCGTACGTATCAGCGTAG
- the yyaC gene encoding spore protease YyaC, which translates to MNTFYNGKKQNSSYYIKSNGRNEEIEINRLTLKLKKVIQESAVENKTIVFLCIGSDRYVGDSLGPLVGTMLLDSRVPYQVYGTLEEPIHAFNLKGTIKEIHKQFNKPLIISIDACLGNKDQVGYVVFKEGPLAPGKALEKMLPEVGDYHFQGIVNYIDPLPTSQFLNDTRLYMVMNLAKIISTVVTKIATVENVAEDEINALDNVRQLDDFK; encoded by the coding sequence TTGAACACCTTTTATAACGGAAAAAAGCAAAACAGTTCCTATTATATAAAATCAAATGGAAGAAATGAAGAAATAGAAATTAATCGATTAACACTTAAATTAAAAAAAGTTATACAAGAATCAGCTGTTGAAAATAAAACCATTGTCTTTTTATGTATCGGTTCAGACCGGTATGTCGGTGATTCATTAGGTCCACTTGTAGGAACTATGTTACTAGATAGTCGTGTTCCATACCAAGTTTATGGAACATTAGAAGAACCAATTCATGCATTTAATTTAAAAGGAACAATAAAAGAAATCCATAAACAATTTAATAAACCTCTTATTATAAGTATTGATGCTTGTCTGGGTAATAAAGATCAAGTCGGTTATGTTGTTTTTAAAGAGGGGCCACTTGCACCAGGAAAAGCTCTTGAGAAAATGCTACCTGAGGTTGGAGATTATCATTTTCAAGGGATAGTAAATTATATCGATCCACTACCGACATCTCAATTTTTAAACGATACCCGGTTGTATATGGTTATGAACCTAGCAAAAATTATTTCAACTGTTGTTACAAAAATAGCAACTGTAGAAAATGTAGCAGAAGATGAAATCAATGCATTAGACAATGTCCGTCAATTAGATGATTTTAAATAA
- a CDS encoding CitMHS family transporter yields MLTFLGISMVVVFTYLIMTKKLSAVTALVVVPIFFAILGGFGLELGDMMMDGLIQVAPSAALLLFAILFFGILIDAGLFDPLINKVMKVVKGDPVKIAIGTAVIAMTVALDGDGTTTHMITISAMLGLYIRIGMNPLVLATISMLSVSIMSGMTPWGGPATRAIASLGLDANEFFIPMIPTMLAGMGSILFIAYILGKKERARIGIINVEEVSKDSIEVSEAAASFALQEDLKRPKLRWINLILTLAIISILIMGLLSPSILFLIGFVLACLINYPNLEQQRERITSHAGNALTVVILVFAAGIFSGIFSGTEMVDAISNSLIAIIPESVGSFFPTIVAITSMPLTFMLSNDAYYFGVLPILAEAGSAYEVSALEVARASVLGQPVHFLSPLVASTLLLVGMVKTDIGDLQRFAIKWALLCSITIIIVAFLTNAI; encoded by the coding sequence ATTCTTACTTTTTTAGGAATTTCGATGGTCGTAGTTTTTACTTATTTAATCATGACAAAAAAATTGTCTGCAGTCACAGCCCTTGTGGTAGTGCCTATTTTCTTTGCAATACTTGGTGGGTTCGGATTAGAGCTGGGAGATATGATGATGGATGGACTTATACAGGTCGCTCCTTCAGCTGCTTTACTCTTATTCGCAATTCTATTTTTTGGTATTTTGATAGACGCAGGGTTATTTGATCCACTTATCAATAAAGTAATGAAAGTTGTTAAGGGAGACCCTGTTAAAATAGCTATTGGAACTGCGGTTATTGCAATGACTGTTGCTTTAGATGGTGATGGAACAACTACACATATGATTACAATTTCTGCTATGTTAGGACTCTATATTCGTATAGGCATGAATCCACTTGTTCTCGCAACTATTTCTATGCTTTCTGTCAGTATTATGAGCGGTATGACACCTTGGGGAGGACCAGCTACAAGGGCCATTGCATCTTTAGGACTGGACGCAAATGAGTTCTTTATTCCAATGATTCCAACAATGTTAGCGGGGATGGGATCAATTCTCTTTATAGCGTATATTCTTGGTAAAAAGGAGCGCGCAAGAATAGGTATTATTAATGTCGAAGAAGTTTCAAAGGATTCTATTGAGGTAAGTGAGGCGGCTGCATCTTTTGCATTACAAGAAGATCTTAAGCGTCCTAAGTTAAGGTGGATTAACTTAATCTTAACATTAGCCATTATATCAATATTAATAATGGGATTGTTGTCTCCCTCCATTTTATTTTTAATTGGATTTGTTCTCGCTTGTTTGATAAATTACCCTAATTTGGAACAACAAAGAGAACGTATTACGTCACACGCAGGAAATGCTTTAACAGTCGTCATATTAGTGTTTGCTGCTGGTATTTTCTCAGGCATTTTTTCGGGGACAGAGATGGTAGACGCAATTTCAAATTCATTGATAGCAATAATACCAGAATCTGTAGGTTCTTTCTTCCCGACAATAGTCGCGATAACCAGTATGCCGTTAACATTTATGTTATCAAATGATGCATACTACTTTGGCGTTTTGCCAATTTTAGCAGAGGCAGGATCTGCTTACGAGGTCAGTGCTCTAGAAGTTGCAAGAGCCTCTGTATTAGGGCAACCTGTTCACTTTCTAAGTCCACTTGTAGCATCTACTCTTCTACTAGTCGGGATGGTCAAAACAGACATTGGTGATCTTCAACGATTTGCAATTAAATGGGCCTTATTGTGTTCTATAACCATAATAATTGTTGCCTTCTTAACAAATGCTATTTAA
- a CDS encoding LysR family transcriptional regulator, giving the protein MDEKDWNAIRVLYEENNISRAAERLYISQPALTYRLKNLEKEFETSLYFKIKGGIEFTSEGVHLADYAADMLNKLQKTKDYMLNMQDEVKGTLRIGVSSNFAQYKLPKMLKDFSSNYPNVQFNVNTGWSNEIMNLLDSSSVQLGILRGNYDWYGVKTLLHKERLFLISKKEVDMTNLFNLPFINYNTDSSLKNLINEWWHDRFPEPPFVTMETDRQETCKQMVKNDLGIAILPEICLQPSDNLYTYGLSYKNGDPVLRNTWLMYNKDSLQLSTVNNFIKFLDNGSTI; this is encoded by the coding sequence ATGGATGAAAAAGATTGGAACGCTATAAGAGTTTTATACGAAGAGAATAATATTAGTCGCGCAGCTGAACGCTTATACATTTCACAACCAGCGTTAACGTACAGACTTAAAAATTTAGAAAAAGAGTTTGAAACCAGTTTATATTTTAAAATAAAAGGAGGTATTGAATTTACCTCTGAGGGTGTTCATTTAGCTGACTATGCAGCTGATATGCTAAATAAATTACAGAAAACAAAGGATTATATGTTAAATATGCAGGATGAAGTGAAAGGAACTTTAAGGATAGGGGTATCAAGTAACTTTGCTCAATATAAACTACCTAAAATGTTAAAAGACTTTTCAAGTAATTATCCAAATGTGCAATTTAACGTGAATACAGGCTGGAGTAATGAAATTATGAATCTTCTTGATTCTTCAAGTGTGCAACTTGGAATCCTGCGTGGTAATTACGATTGGTATGGAGTAAAAACATTATTACATAAAGAAAGACTGTTCCTGATTTCTAAAAAAGAAGTAGATATGACAAATTTATTCAATCTTCCATTCATTAATTATAATACTGACAGTTCATTAAAGAATCTAATTAATGAGTGGTGGCATGATAGGTTTCCGGAACCGCCATTTGTTACAATGGAAACGGATAGACAAGAAACATGTAAACAAATGGTCAAAAATGATTTGGGAATTGCTATATTGCCTGAAATTTGTCTGCAACCTTCTGATAACCTATATACGTACGGTTTATCCTATAAAAACGGCGATCCGGTATTAAGAAATACTTGGTTAATGTATAATAAAGACTCTTTACAACTTTCTACAGTTAATAATTTTATTAAGTTTTTAGATAATGGCTCAACTATTTAA
- a CDS encoding 2-methylaconitate cis-trans isomerase PrpF family protein yields the protein MKVPVVVMRGGTSKGVFLDFENMPNDRLLWDDFLLDIMGSPDHRQIDGLGGANSLTSKAAIIKRSDLKEIDVEYTFAQISIENQLVDFKGNCGNISSAVGPYAIEQGLVPVIEPITTVRIFNTNTQKVIISEVEVENGKVKTDGMCSIPGVPGKGSPIYLSFTDAEGAVTGKLFPSGNPIDVIETSMGPISVSIIDVANPLVFVKAQDVGLIGTELPHEFTQEKLIELEEIRSIAAEICEFSSKDEATIKSPAVPKLTVIAPPMDYIDTTGVERKASDIECVIRMLSMQKPHQALAITGAICTTSAAFLKDTILSNIVTINQHVVRLGHPAGVMETKVDFIAGHLSAIKVVRTARTILEGYVYTKSNYEYSTMLA from the coding sequence ATGAAAGTGCCTGTTGTTGTTATGCGTGGTGGTACAAGTAAAGGTGTGTTTCTTGATTTCGAGAATATGCCAAATGATCGTTTGCTTTGGGATGATTTTTTATTGGATATTATGGGAAGCCCCGACCATAGACAAATCGACGGACTTGGTGGAGCAAATTCCTTAACAAGCAAGGCAGCTATTATCAAAAGGTCTGATTTAAAAGAAATAGATGTAGAATATACTTTCGCACAAATTAGCATTGAAAATCAATTAGTTGATTTTAAAGGGAATTGTGGGAATATCTCTTCTGCTGTAGGTCCTTATGCCATAGAGCAAGGGTTAGTTCCAGTTATAGAACCTATTACTACGGTTCGAATATTTAATACAAATACACAAAAGGTTATTATATCTGAAGTAGAAGTTGAAAATGGGAAAGTCAAAACAGATGGAATGTGCTCCATTCCAGGAGTACCTGGGAAAGGTTCGCCGATTTATCTTTCGTTTACAGATGCTGAAGGTGCAGTAACCGGAAAACTATTTCCTTCTGGGAATCCAATTGACGTGATTGAGACTTCTATGGGACCAATAAGTGTATCTATCATTGATGTTGCTAACCCACTTGTTTTTGTAAAAGCTCAAGATGTCGGTCTTATTGGGACTGAATTACCACATGAATTTACGCAAGAAAAGTTAATTGAATTGGAGGAAATTAGATCAATTGCAGCTGAGATTTGCGAATTTTCCAGCAAAGATGAGGCAACCATTAAATCACCCGCTGTTCCCAAACTTACTGTAATTGCACCTCCAATGGATTACATTGATACAACAGGTGTAGAAAGAAAAGCCTCTGATATAGAGTGTGTGATAAGAATGTTGTCTATGCAAAAACCACATCAAGCTCTTGCGATAACGGGGGCCATTTGTACAACTTCCGCAGCATTTTTAAAGGATACTATACTATCTAACATTGTAACAATTAATCAACATGTAGTTAGATTAGGACATCCTGCTGGCGTTATGGAAACTAAGGTTGATTTCATTGCAGGCCACCTAAGCGCTATAAAGGTAGTGCGTACAGCAAGAACGATCTTGGAAGGTTATGTATATACCAAAAGTAATTACGAGTATTCTACCATGTTAGCATAA
- a CDS encoding PaaI family thioesterase, with amino-acid sequence MKHLEQLNKMLTGDIPGPPIAQLLGIEIIEVEKGRAVLEMEASEKLHNPMGTLHGGILCDLSDLAMGYAFFSTLADDELFTTVELKLNFMKPIWEGKLRAESKIIKKGGTIGLVECHVYDKKGSLVAHSTSTCMVLKGNADGKRDKS; translated from the coding sequence ATGAAACACTTAGAACAATTAAACAAAATGTTAACTGGAGACATTCCCGGACCACCAATAGCTCAATTACTAGGCATAGAAATAATAGAGGTGGAAAAAGGAAGGGCCGTATTGGAAATGGAAGCCTCAGAAAAGTTACACAATCCAATGGGTACACTTCATGGGGGCATACTATGTGATTTATCTGATTTAGCTATGGGTTATGCTTTTTTTAGCACATTGGCTGACGATGAACTATTTACCACAGTGGAATTAAAGTTAAATTTCATGAAACCTATTTGGGAAGGTAAACTTCGGGCTGAAAGTAAAATTATAAAAAAAGGGGGTACAATTGGCTTAGTTGAATGTCATGTATATGATAAAAAAGGAAGTCTTGTTGCCCATTCAACTAGTACGTGTATGGTTCTAAAAGGAAATGCGGATGGTAAAAGGGACAAATCATAA
- a CDS encoding TetR/AcrR family transcriptional regulator: MARSKEFDENAVLHRAMKLFWHQGYEKTSMQDLVAHMGIHRRSIYDTFGGKHALYMKALERYSETVEAKIEKQIKSLDSVKLSIRRLLEMAIYRKEQRPSGCLTVNTAVELALHDQEAGEKVMDSFSNTEKLLYGLLLRGQKSGEISNHHDAERLSQFFHNSFVGLRVLAKTTDDKQKMEEIIDTTLSILD, encoded by the coding sequence ATGGCTAGAAGCAAAGAGTTTGATGAGAATGCCGTATTACATAGAGCTATGAAACTTTTTTGGCATCAGGGCTATGAGAAAACCTCCATGCAAGATTTGGTAGCGCACATGGGAATTCATCGTAGAAGCATTTACGATACGTTTGGAGGAAAGCATGCGTTGTACATGAAAGCATTGGAACGCTATAGCGAGACGGTGGAAGCTAAAATAGAGAAGCAAATAAAATCGCTGGATTCAGTCAAGCTGTCCATCAGGCGTTTATTGGAGATGGCGATCTATCGAAAAGAACAACGACCGAGCGGATGCTTGACGGTGAATACAGCGGTTGAGTTGGCTTTGCATGACCAAGAAGCAGGGGAAAAGGTTATGGATAGTTTCTCTAATACAGAGAAACTGCTGTATGGGCTATTGTTGCGTGGTCAAAAGTCGGGAGAAATATCCAACCATCATGATGCGGAAAGACTATCCCAGTTTTTCCATAATTCGTTTGTAGGATTACGCGTATTAGCAAAAACCACTGATGACAAGCAAAAAATGGAAGAGATTATCGATACCACACTGTCGATCTTGGATTAG
- a CDS encoding hotdog family protein has translation MSLNKGDVITFERSFTEEEVELFTKVSGDEGSHHVTPDEKGRLVVQGLLTATLPTKVGGDYNVLARNMNFEFLRPVFTDDTIKCDVKIEKYEKQKNNRTAIMATFTCKNQNEIEVLKGDFSGVIL, from the coding sequence TTGTCTTTAAATAAAGGTGATGTGATTACATTTGAACGGAGTTTTACAGAAGAAGAAGTTGAATTATTTACTAAGGTTTCAGGTGATGAAGGTTCACATCATGTTACTCCTGATGAGAAGGGGAGACTTGTCGTTCAAGGGTTATTAACAGCAACTCTACCAACAAAAGTTGGTGGGGATTATAACGTACTGGCTCGTAATATGAATTTTGAGTTTTTAAGACCTGTATTTACAGATGATACAATTAAATGTGATGTAAAAATTGAAAAATACGAAAAGCAAAAAAATAATAGAACAGCTATTATGGCAACCTTCACATGTAAAAATCAGAATGAAATAGAAGTATTAAAAGGTGATTTCTCAGGAGTAATACTTTAA
- a CDS encoding AraC family transcriptional regulator, producing the protein MDKFIYKKSAGITALSANITDFTYKKHSHKEYAIGVTLRGIQHYNLDGSLQLSYQNGVMLFNPEQVHDGMAHDETGLDYVMLYIDPQLLLEVSEKKDLVRFRTPIVYDDRLEKRIVSLGHAILSEKDEALCSELLVTLTDSLIQTDFSADNRKDNALIRKAKDMLHSNLDKVLKLDEISKELGLSKFQFIRLFKAHTGISPYQYFLNCKIERAKQLIEKNGDIYSAVAECGFVDLTHLNKHFKSVYGTTALGYMSHIN; encoded by the coding sequence ATGGACAAATTTATCTATAAAAAATCGGCAGGTATTACCGCCCTGTCAGCAAATATTACTGATTTTACGTATAAAAAGCACTCTCACAAGGAGTATGCAATTGGTGTAACATTGCGTGGTATTCAACATTATAATTTGGATGGAAGTTTACAATTATCCTATCAAAATGGTGTTATGCTATTTAATCCAGAACAGGTACATGACGGAATGGCACATGATGAGACAGGCCTTGATTATGTCATGCTGTATATTGATCCACAACTGCTTTTAGAAGTTAGTGAAAAAAAGGATTTAGTACGTTTTCGGACTCCAATTGTGTATGATGATAGACTAGAAAAAAGAATAGTAAGTCTTGGTCATGCAATATTAAGTGAAAAGGATGAGGCTTTGTGCAGTGAACTTCTCGTAACTCTCACGGATAGCCTTATTCAAACTGATTTTTCTGCAGACAATAGGAAAGATAATGCTTTAATCAGAAAAGCGAAGGATATGCTTCATTCCAACTTAGATAAAGTACTTAAACTTGATGAGATAAGTAAAGAGCTCGGATTATCAAAATTCCAGTTCATCAGATTATTCAAGGCTCATACTGGAATTTCACCATACCAATACTTTCTTAACTGCAAGATAGAACGTGCTAAGCAATTAATAGAAAAAAATGGAGATATTTATTCAGCAGTAGCGGAATGTGGTTTTGTTGATTTAACACATTTAAATAAACATTTTAAAAGTGTATATGGAACAACAGCACTTGGATATATGTCACACATAAACTGA
- a CDS encoding LysE family translocator, protein MNITSFLLYCFIVTCTPGPTNIDILSTVHNQGTKKGMEYTYGATIAFGLLLAISAMLNTMLITVIPKILIVMQIIGSIYMLYLAYQIYRMDSSKPTVKQTGTFKSGFLLQFLNPKVVTFTMTVFPSFILPYYTAMSALTISVIIITLIGFSAFIIWVLFGTIFKKFLQKHEKIVNVIMALFLVYAAIMIWM, encoded by the coding sequence ATGAACATTACATCTTTTTTACTATACTGTTTTATTGTTACTTGTACGCCAGGACCTACTAATATCGACATATTATCCACCGTGCATAATCAAGGGACAAAAAAGGGAATGGAATATACGTATGGAGCAACGATTGCTTTCGGATTATTACTTGCTATTTCTGCTATGTTGAATACAATGCTGATAACGGTAATCCCCAAAATATTGATTGTTATGCAGATAATCGGAAGCATTTATATGCTCTATCTTGCTTATCAAATTTACAGAATGGATTCATCAAAACCAACTGTCAAACAGACTGGTACCTTTAAGTCAGGCTTCCTATTGCAGTTTTTAAATCCAAAGGTAGTAACATTTACAATGACAGTATTTCCTAGCTTTATTTTGCCCTACTATACCGCAATGTCTGCTTTGACAATAAGTGTTATAATTATAACTCTTATTGGATTTTCAGCATTTATTATCTGGGTTCTTTTCGGTACAATCTTTAAGAAGTTTTTACAGAAGCATGAAAAAATTGTTAATGTAATAATGGCATTATTTTTGGTTTATGCTGCAATCATGATATGGATGTAG
- a CDS encoding helix-turn-helix domain-containing protein: MAIIINIDVMLAKRKMSVTELSNSVGITMANLSILKNGKAKAIRLSTLEAICKALDCQPGDILEYKPDLD; the protein is encoded by the coding sequence ATGGCAATTATAATCAATATTGACGTGATGCTGGCAAAAAGGAAAATGAGTGTAACGGAGCTTTCAAATAGCGTTGGAATAACAATGGCCAACCTTTCTATATTAAAAAATGGAAAGGCAAAAGCAATCCGATTATCAACGTTAGAGGCGATTTGTAAGGCACTGGATTGTCAACCTGGTGATATTTTGGAATATAAACCTGATTTGGACTAG
- a CDS encoding DUF2975 domain-containing protein, with product MKRGSTLFLKIAVILMGIPILALCIFVVPEIGNFAAELYPEMAYMKYLVLIVMYAAAIPFYFALYQAFKLLSYIDKNKAFSELSVSALKIIKYCAITISTLYVAGMPLFFLMAEKDDAPGIILIGMVIIFASFVIAVFAAVLQKLLKDAINIKSENDLTV from the coding sequence ATGAAACGAGGATCAACACTCTTTTTAAAGATAGCTGTTATTCTTATGGGAATCCCAATTCTTGCTCTGTGCATATTTGTGGTGCCTGAGATAGGAAATTTTGCAGCAGAATTGTATCCAGAAATGGCTTATATGAAATATCTCGTGTTAATCGTTATGTATGCGGCGGCGATACCTTTTTATTTTGCCCTGTATCAAGCTTTTAAACTTTTAAGCTATATCGACAAGAATAAAGCTTTCTCGGAACTATCTGTAAGTGCTCTAAAGATTATAAAATACTGTGCAATCACAATCAGTACCTTGTACGTAGCAGGCATGCCACTCTTTTTTCTTATGGCGGAGAAAGATGACGCTCCAGGTATCATACTAATCGGAATGGTCATTATTTTTGCTTCGTTTGTGATTGCAGTCTTTGCCGCTGTTCTACAAAAACTTTTAAAAGATGCGATTAATATAAAATCAGAAAATGATCTAACGGTCTGA
- a CDS encoding DUF817 domain-containing protein, whose amino-acid sequence MRPLKQLARFGWGQALSCLFPVVIFASLALTQITSLPFLPRYDWLLIICLLMQVWMVRSGLETRDELKVITLFHLIGLALELFKVHMGSWSYPEEGYSKIFGVPLYSGFMYASVASYLCQAWRRLKVDLVKWPPFLIVVPLAAAIYLNFFIHHFWIDVRWWLSGLVIIVFWQSWVTYEIDGTRYRMPLAFSFVLIGFFIWIAENIATYFGAWEYPYQTEAWSLVHLGKVSSWLLLVIISFLIVATLKRVKGQNH is encoded by the coding sequence ATGAGACCGCTAAAACAACTCGCTCGTTTTGGGTGGGGTCAGGCTCTATCATGTTTGTTCCCGGTCGTTATTTTTGCCTCACTTGCTTTAACACAAATTACGTCACTACCATTCCTCCCGCGGTATGACTGGCTGCTAATTATCTGCCTTCTGATGCAGGTCTGGATGGTGCGTTCTGGGCTTGAAACACGGGATGAACTAAAGGTTATCACACTGTTTCACCTTATTGGTCTTGCACTTGAACTTTTTAAGGTACATATGGGCTCCTGGTCTTATCCAGAGGAAGGATACTCCAAAATCTTTGGCGTGCCTTTGTATAGCGGATTCATGTACGCAAGTGTAGCAAGTTATCTTTGCCAGGCGTGGAGGAGGTTAAAGGTTGACCTTGTTAAGTGGCCGCCGTTTTTAATAGTTGTACCTCTTGCGGCTGCGATTTACTTGAATTTTTTCATCCATCATTTTTGGATTGACGTTCGATGGTGGTTATCTGGACTAGTTATTATCGTTTTTTGGCAATCATGGGTCACATACGAAATTGATGGAACCCGTTACCGTATGCCACTCGCATTTTCTTTCGTGCTTATCGGATTTTTTATATGGATTGCCGAAAATATCGCAACGTATTTTGGAGCTTGGGAATATCCATACCAAACCGAAGCATGGAGTCTTGTCCATCTAGGAAAAGTGAGTTCATGGCTTTTATTAGTGATTATTAGCTTCCTTATCGTAGCGACATTAAAGCGGGTTAAGGGACAAAATCATTAG
- a CDS encoding DUF2975 domain-containing protein: MEQGSTNFLKAVVFFIGMIVLAVCIVGLPRFDPDSPYWQLPELANLQYPLLIGMYAAMIPFFFALYQTLKLLSYIHKNVAFSELSVKALRNIKYCATTISILYVVEMPYLYLLTKVDDAPGIIIGLVIIFASFVIAIFAAVLQKLLKDAIDIKSENDLTV, translated from the coding sequence ATGGAACAAGGTTCAACAAATTTTTTGAAAGCAGTTGTATTTTTTATAGGAATGATAGTGCTTGCTGTGTGTATAGTGGGGTTGCCTAGATTTGACCCGGATTCTCCGTATTGGCAGCTTCCAGAGCTTGCTAATTTGCAATATCCTTTATTAATCGGGATGTATGCAGCAATGATACCGTTTTTCTTTGCTTTGTATCAGACGTTAAAACTTTTAAGCTATATTCACAAGAACGTAGCCTTCTCGGAATTATCTGTAAAGGCTTTAAGGAATATAAAATACTGCGCAACCACAATCAGTATTTTGTATGTTGTAGAGATGCCATACTTATATCTTCTTACAAAGGTAGACGACGCGCCAGGTATAATAATCGGATTGGTCATTATTTTTGCCTCATTTGTAATTGCTATCTTTGCCGCTGTGCTGCAAAAGCTTTTAAAAGACGCAATTGATATAAAATCAGAAAACGATTTAACGGTCTAA